In the Butyricicoccus intestinisimiae genome, ACAACGGCAAGGAGGGATTTCCCATGAAAAAATTGCGCATCGGCGTCGTCGGTCTCGGTGACATCAGCCGCGTCTATCTCAACAACCTGAAAAAATACAGCGATTTTGTGACCATTGACGCCTGTGCTTCGCGCAGCTTGGAAAAGGCACAGAAAAAAGCCGCGGAATTCGGCATCCCGCACGCCTACGCCTGTGCAGAAGATTTGATTGAACAGGCGGATGTGGATTTGATTCTCAATCTGACCACACCGGACGCGCACTATCGGCTCAACAAGCTGGCGCTGACCTGCGGCAAGCATGTCTACACGGAAAAGCCGCTCGCCTTCACCTATGCCGAGGGCAAAGAGCTGGTGGACTTGGCGCAGTCCAAGCATCTGCGCATCGGCTGTGCACCGGATACCTTTTTGGGCGCACGGCTGCAAACCTGCCGCGATATTTTGGACTCCGGCAAAATCGGTGAGATCATCGGCGCCTCGGCATTTGTCATCTATCACGGCTGTGAGACCTTCCACCCCAATCCGGCATTTTATTATCACACGGGCGCAGGCCCGCTCATGGACATCGGCCCGTACTATGTCACCGCACTGCTGTCGCTACTCGGTCCGGTGCAGGCGTGCTGTGCCATGTCCAAGCGCACGTTTGACCAGCGCCCGATTGCCACTGAGCCGCACCGCGGCGAGATGATTGACGTAGAAGTGGACACGTATACGACCGGACTCATGCAGTTTGCTTCCGGCGCCATCGGCACGGCGATTTTCTCGTTTGATGTGTGGGATTCCAACCTGCCGCGCATCGAAATTTACGGCACCAAGGGCACGCTGTGCCTGCCGGATATCGACCCGCTGGACGGCCCGAACATCTTCGGCGGTGACATTTGGCTGCGCACAGAGGAAAATTACCGCTGGTACAGCCAGCCGCGCGATTGGTTTGACGTCAAGAAGGACTGGGAGCACGTGCCGCTCACGCGCCCGTTTGCATCGACCAGCCATTCCGAAAACAGCCGCGGCATCGGTCTGATTGATATGGTGCTCGCGCTCGCTGAGAACCGCCCAGAGCGCGCCAGCGGCCGCATGGCATTGCATTCCCTCGAAATGATGGAAAAGATGCTAAGCGGCGCGAAAACGCAGCAATTCGGCATTCTCGAAACGACGTTTGACCGTCCGCAGCCGCTTTCGGCAGATTTTCCGGTTCGATAAACAAAGCAAAATACCTGTGAGAAAATTTTTGTGTTCCTCACAGGTATTTTTTTATGCTTTTTGCTTGTCCTGTTCTATCAGCATGCACAGGGCAGAAACCGCCGCCTGTATGCCGCGTGCCGCAGCGCCTTCCGGCACATCCGGCTGTTCGCTGTCATCGTTCCACAGCACATTGAGCACGGCGCCCACGCGCACATGCAGCGCCGCACCGGCGGTGAACAGCGCCGCCGCCTCCATCTCACTGGCGAGCACGCCCGCTGCCGTCCATGCCGACCATTTTTCCTTCAAATCTGCCGCAATCGGCTGACACTGCGGACGAATTTCGCCGTAAAAGCTGTCCTTGGACTGAACCACGCCGACATGGGTGCGATATCCCAGCGCCTCGCAGGCATTTGCCAGCGCGTGCACGACCGGATAGCTCGCCGCCGCCGGATACTCCAGCGGCAGATATTCGCGCGATGTGCCCTCTTGCCGAACCGCCGCTGTCGCGACCACAACATCGCCGCCGCACACAGCCGCATCCACGCCGCCGCAGGTACCCACACGGATAAATGTATCTGCGCCGCACTCGACCAATTCTTCCAGCGCAATCGCCGCAGACGGCCCGCCGATGCCCGTCGAGCACACCGTCACGCGTTCACCGTTCAAATGTCCCGTATACACATGAAATTCTCGATTGTATGAGATTTCCTGCGCATCGTCCAAAAGCTGCGCAATGACCGCACAGCGCCCCGGATCGCCGGGCAGAATGACATACCGCCCGATATCCTCGGCAGTACACTGCAGGTGCATTTGTTTTCCGTGGATGAGCATGTCACTTCTCTCCTTCCGTTCCGTCCGCATGGACGATGCGGCGAATATTCTTTTCCGCCTTGCTGCGCGGAATCATAATCATGTGCCCGCAGCCCATGCATTTGAGCCGAAAATCCATACCGACACGCAGAACCTCCCAGTCCTTGCTGCCGCAGGGGTGTCCTTTTTTCATCGTCAAAATATCGCCAAGACGAATATCCATTGTCCGCGTCCCTCCTTGTGTATGTATATCGAGTATAGCATATTCCCTGTTTTTTGACCAGTCGAGCGCGGGAAATTTCCCGTTTGCCAGCCATATTTTGTGCGCTGTGTGCATATAGTCTTACCAATCTACGGAAAAGCAAAAACGTTAAGAACGGAGGGAATTCATGCAGACAGACTATGCACCGGAATGCTTACACACAGACGTACCGTCCAAAGAAGCACTGCTTGCCGCCGCACAGGACGGCAGCATTTTACAAGCCACCGCCGCCCGCTGCGATGTGCAGCACAACCTCATTCTTCCGCTGGACGGCATGACCGGCATCATGCCGCGCGAGGAATGCGCCCTCGGCATCGACACGGGAACGACGCGGGAAATCGCCATTTTGTCCCGCGTCGGCAAGCCGGTGAGCTTTCAGGTTCTGTGCATACGCGGCGATGTGGCGTATGTATCGCGCAAGCGCGCCCAGCAGCGCGCCTTTGAGCAGCTCCTGCACAAACGCCCCGGAGACATTCTCCCCGTCCGTGTGACACATTTGGAACCGTTCGGCGCGTTTGTCGATGCCGGATGCGGCTTGGTGTCTCTGATTGGCATTGAGAATCTATCCGTCAGCCGCATTTTCCACCCATCCGACCGCGTGCAGGTCGGCCAGCAGCTGTACGCCGTCCTATCCGGTATTGATGCAGACACCGGACGCATCAGCCTGACGCACCGCGAGCTGCTCGGCACATGGGCGGAAAACGCCGCACAGTTCGCCGCCGGTGAGACCGTCTGCGGCATTGTGCGCAGCGTGGAGGACTACGGCGTGTTCATCGAGCTGGCGCCCAATTTATCCGGTCTGGCAGAGCTGCGCTTTCCGGTTGCCGCCGGAGACTTGGTCTCCTGCTACATCAAGTCCATTTTGCCGGAGCGCATGAAAATCAAGCTCA is a window encoding:
- a CDS encoding S1 RNA-binding domain-containing protein → MQTDYAPECLHTDVPSKEALLAAAQDGSILQATAARCDVQHNLILPLDGMTGIMPREECALGIDTGTTREIAILSRVGKPVSFQVLCIRGDVAYVSRKRAQQRAFEQLLHKRPGDILPVRVTHLEPFGAFVDAGCGLVSLIGIENLSVSRIFHPSDRVQVGQQLYAVLSGIDADTGRISLTHRELLGTWAENAAQFAAGETVCGIVRSVEDYGVFIELAPNLSGLAELRFPVAAGDLVSCYIKSILPERMKIKLNLIDRIGTAPVPPPPLPYFITSGHISRWQYSPPCCAARHICTEFDEPSIEDL
- a CDS encoding nucleoside phosphorylase codes for the protein MLIHGKQMHLQCTAEDIGRYVILPGDPGRCAVIAQLLDDAQEISYNREFHVYTGHLNGERVTVCSTGIGGPSAAIALEELVECGADTFIRVGTCGGVDAAVCGGDVVVATAAVRQEGTSREYLPLEYPAAASYPVVHALANACEALGYRTHVGVVQSKDSFYGEIRPQCQPIAADLKEKWSAWTAAGVLASEMEAAALFTAGAALHVRVGAVLNVLWNDDSEQPDVPEGAAARGIQAAVSALCMLIEQDKQKA
- a CDS encoding Gfo/Idh/MocA family protein; this encodes MKKLRIGVVGLGDISRVYLNNLKKYSDFVTIDACASRSLEKAQKKAAEFGIPHAYACAEDLIEQADVDLILNLTTPDAHYRLNKLALTCGKHVYTEKPLAFTYAEGKELVDLAQSKHLRIGCAPDTFLGARLQTCRDILDSGKIGEIIGASAFVIYHGCETFHPNPAFYYHTGAGPLMDIGPYYVTALLSLLGPVQACCAMSKRTFDQRPIATEPHRGEMIDVEVDTYTTGLMQFASGAIGTAIFSFDVWDSNLPRIEIYGTKGTLCLPDIDPLDGPNIFGGDIWLRTEENYRWYSQPRDWFDVKKDWEHVPLTRPFASTSHSENSRGIGLIDMVLALAENRPERASGRMALHSLEMMEKMLSGAKTQQFGILETTFDRPQPLSADFPVR
- a CDS encoding DUF951 domain-containing protein; this translates as MDIRLGDILTMKKGHPCGSKDWEVLRVGMDFRLKCMGCGHMIMIPRSKAEKNIRRIVHADGTEGEK